The nucleotide sequence GTTAAGGAAATTGTCATGCTTTATGATGCCATCTATAAAGATTTTGATGTGATGTATTTTTACTCACTATTAGACCGTTTTAAGCTTCCGAAAAATAAAAAGCTACGGACATATTCAAAAGGAATGAAGGCACTCTTCTTAATGATTCTTTCCTTTTCAACAAAAGCCGATCTTATCATTTTAGATGAACCGACAAACGGACTCGATCCGATCGTAAAACGAAACATTCTGCAATTTATCATAGAAGAAGTAAGCGAGAGACAATTGTGCGTGCTTATTTCGACCCACCATTTAGAAGAAGTCGAAAAGATGGCAGATTTGCTGATCATGATTAAAGAAGGACGAATTGAGTCTACCACGTCAATAGAAGATGCCAAATCTTCGTTTAGAAAAATTCAAGTCGTTTATAAACACTCACTGCCAGAAAAGGTTGCTCACCTAAATAATGTGAACATCCTGAATCAAACAGGACGTGTGTATACATTGATGATTAAAGGAAACATTGACGAGACACTTAATAAATTGCACCAGGAAAATCCTTTATTAATAGAAGAGCTTCCTATGACACTTGAAGACATTTTTATTTCATCACTTGGAGGTGAATCACATGTTTCATAAAGCATTGTGGATGAGAAATCAAAAACTCGGAAGCCCTGCAGTATGGGCGATTTACATTTCATTGTTCCTCTTTTTACCGTATTCGTTTTTCGGTAAAGCCCAAAGCATGTTAGCCGAGAAGCGTAATCCGTATCCTGATTCGCCTGAAAACTATTACTTAAACTTTCATTTTATAGGAGCGGATATTGTTTTATTTTTATTCTTAATTGTAGGTCTGGCTGCTCTTCTAATAGGCAGTGAAAGAACTACTCATGCCACTGACCTAACATTCTCACTGCCATTCAAACGTAAAGATATCTTTCTATCAAAATGGATGTTCGGGGTCGTTCATATCATTTCAGGACTGCTTCTAAATTTGTTATTATGTATGCTAATCGTGAAGTTTACGATATTATCAGAAGTCGTGAATTCTACTTTTATTCTAGAATTTATGACCATTGTAATCCCATTTTCTATCGCCATTTTTTCATTTAGCCTTTTTATAGGAACAATTGCAGGCAGCCTTGTCTCTCAATTGTTGCTTAGCGGAATATTTTTATTTTTCCCGATAGGATTTTTAATGTTAATTATAAACTTTTTAGAATTTCATGGAGTGTCACTGTACAATGTGAATAATCTTGAAAGCACACAAGCCTTCAAAGATATAATTACTAGTCTAACGCTTCCGATGTCAATAATAGACTTCAGGTATTTTGTTGACGTATCAGCCGGGAACGAGATGAATTCAGTAAACCGAATACCATTTGTTATGCTTTTCATCCCTTTAATATACACGGTCATCTCCGTTTTCATCGGTACTTATCTGTTTAGCAGAACGAAAAACGAAAACAATGGCAGATTACTAGTTTTTGAAAGGGGAAGAGGATTCTTTACTTTTGGTGTAATACTATGTTTTGCCTTAACATTTGGAATGCTCGGAGGCGGCATTTTTGGCGGTTACAATTCACCTTCTCTTATAGGGTATTACTTATCCGCAACAATTGGCGGTGTGCTGGCTTTCCTTATGTTAAAAAAATTAATTCATATACGTATGCAATTCGGAAAGTAATGTTTAAGAGCGGCTAATCCTGGCCGCTCTTTTTTGTTTGCCTCTTTTTTCTTTGGGCATCCTGTTAACAGCATGTTTAAAATGAGGGATGACTTTGGAAGGAATCTTAATTACCATCTACAGAACCGTTCTTGGCTTTGCCTTTTTACTTTTATTAATGAGGCTGCTTGGCAAAAAGCAACTCGGTGAACTAACGTTTTTTAACTATGCAACTGGAATCGCGATGGGTAATATTATCGGGGATATGGTCGTTCATAAAGAGATCACCGTGTGGGAAAGTTTAGCTTCTCTCTCCTTTTGGGCGATAGCGGTATTTGGTATTGAATTTCTTAACCGGCACTCACCTCTCCTCACAAAACTGACAAAGAGCCAGCCAACAATTTTAATAAAAAAAGGACAGCTGATGCAAAAGGAACTTAAACGAATGCAGATGTCGATGGACGATCTATTGATGCTGCTTAGGATTAGCTCAGTCTTTGACATCACAGATGTGGAATATGCCATCATGGAACCGAACGGCCAGTTGAGTATCCTGAAGAAGCCGCTCAAAGATTCTGTCACAAAAGAAGATTTAAATATTCCGCCAGAAGCACCTCTATATTTGCCTACCATGCTGATTTCAAACGGAGAAAAAATAGATCTGCCTTTTAACGAATACAATCTTTCTGATGAATGGTTTATTAGCCAGCTTAAGAGTGCCGGTTTTCAGGATGCGAAAGAAGTATTCTTTGCTCAGCTGCAGGATGACGGTGAAGTGTTTTTTGTGGAAAAAGAAAAAGGCAGCTGACTTTTCGTAATCAGCTGCTTTCTTCATTATTATTTTCCTTTTTTCACTTCATGCAGAAGGTCTGGGAAGTTTGTGAACATCCCTGTTACGCCCCAATCAATCAGCTTTTGCATTTCTTCTTTTTCGTTTACAGTATACGGATGGATCTCGAGTCCGTTTTGTACCGCTTTTTGTACGTATTCTTTGTTGATCATAGAGCTATTTGGCCCAATCCCAATGGCATATTGTTTGATGGCTTGTACTTCTGCATCCGATAATCCTGCAGGAGATGTGTACCACATAAGCTGCACTAATTTTACAGAAGGGTCGATCTGATTCATCTTCAATAAGCTTTCAGAGCTGAACGATTGGACTAAAAGCTTGTCTTTATTAATGCCATACTCATTTACGACATCTACAAGTTTTTGTTCCATACCTGGATATACTTCTGGTGATTTTGTTTCGATATAATAATTCGCATTCTTACCAAACGTTTGGAACACTTCTTCTAACGTT is from Fictibacillus sp. b24 and encodes:
- a CDS encoding glycerophosphodiester phosphodiesterase; protein product: MTVGALALSLSFIGADLTVADAKEKDKEILNVAHRGASGHAPEHTITSYKMGEKMHGDYIEVDLQMTKDGELIAMHDETLDRTTNGTGEVKDYTLKEIKELDAGSWFNEKYPERAKAEYEGLQVPTLEEVFQTFGKNANYYIETKSPEVYPGMEQKLVDVVNEYGINKDKLLVQSFSSESLLKMNQIDPSVKLVQLMWYTSPAGLSDAEVQAIKQYAIGIGPNSSMINKEYVQKAVQNGLEIHPYTVNEKEEMQKLIDWGVTGMFTNFPDLLHEVKKGK
- a CDS encoding ABC transporter ATP-binding protein gives rise to the protein MLKVSNVSKTIEGNIVLNDVNITLEPGTIAGLVGRNGVGKSTLLRVIAGILDPDEGKVLYNETDIHQEPQIKQRITYVPDSTEILKSYSVKEIVMLYDAIYKDFDVMYFYSLLDRFKLPKNKKLRTYSKGMKALFLMILSFSTKADLIILDEPTNGLDPIVKRNILQFIIEEVSERQLCVLISTHHLEEVEKMADLLIMIKEGRIESTTSIEDAKSSFRKIQVVYKHSLPEKVAHLNNVNILNQTGRVYTLMIKGNIDETLNKLHQENPLLIEELPMTLEDIFISSLGGESHVS
- a CDS encoding DUF421 domain-containing protein, whose amino-acid sequence is MEGILITIYRTVLGFAFLLLLMRLLGKKQLGELTFFNYATGIAMGNIIGDMVVHKEITVWESLASLSFWAIAVFGIEFLNRHSPLLTKLTKSQPTILIKKGQLMQKELKRMQMSMDDLLMLLRISSVFDITDVEYAIMEPNGQLSILKKPLKDSVTKEDLNIPPEAPLYLPTMLISNGEKIDLPFNEYNLSDEWFISQLKSAGFQDAKEVFFAQLQDDGEVFFVEKEKGS